The following proteins are encoded in a genomic region of Candidatus Leptovillus gracilis:
- a CDS encoding P1 family peptidase — MPDQKKARARDLGVPFPGAPGPLNAITDVAGLAVGHTTLIAGEGELVVGQGPVRTGVTAVWPRGIGAASSVFAGLFALNGVGEMTGTHLIEEFGAFTGPVLLTNTLSVGVVRDAVIAWARDHVPDREARFYFSLPVVAETWDGNMNDAYGQHVQPMHVFAALENAASGPVLEGNVGGGTGMSTFGFKGGIGTASRLVATPVGDYMVGVLVQSNFGQREQLLVAGTPAGQEIDDLRPSRQSLPAVSSSIIILVATDAPFLPGQLKRLARRAGLGLARTGSTAHHHSGDIFLAFSTAVPPTITPEGLELVTAVPNAHIDPFFDAVVYASEEAIINALVAAETMQGINGATLHALPHGRLQEVLRRYGRLAGDGAADGARV; from the coding sequence ATGCCAGACCAGAAAAAAGCACGGGCGCGTGACCTGGGCGTGCCTTTTCCCGGCGCGCCGGGGCCGCTGAACGCCATCACCGATGTGGCCGGGTTGGCCGTTGGGCACACCACCCTTATCGCCGGCGAAGGGGAGTTGGTGGTGGGTCAGGGGCCGGTGCGCACGGGTGTAACGGCCGTCTGGCCGCGCGGTATTGGCGCAGCCAGCAGCGTGTTTGCCGGTCTGTTTGCCCTCAACGGCGTGGGCGAGATGACCGGGACGCATCTCATCGAAGAGTTTGGCGCGTTCACCGGGCCGGTGCTGCTGACCAATACGCTCAGCGTGGGCGTCGTGCGCGACGCCGTCATCGCCTGGGCGCGGGACCATGTGCCAGACCGCGAAGCGCGGTTCTACTTCAGCTTGCCAGTGGTGGCCGAAACGTGGGACGGCAATATGAACGATGCCTACGGACAGCACGTGCAGCCAATGCACGTATTTGCTGCGCTAGAAAATGCCGCTTCGGGTCCTGTGCTGGAGGGAAACGTGGGTGGGGGCACAGGGATGAGTACGTTTGGGTTCAAGGGTGGCATCGGCACAGCCTCGCGTCTGGTGGCAACGCCAGTGGGCGACTACATGGTAGGTGTGCTGGTGCAGTCCAATTTTGGGCAGCGCGAGCAGTTGTTGGTGGCTGGCACGCCGGCGGGCCAGGAAATTGATGATTTACGGCCGTCGCGTCAATCTCTGCCTGCTGTAAGCAGTTCCATCATCATCCTGGTGGCGACCGACGCCCCTTTTTTGCCCGGCCAGCTCAAACGGCTGGCGCGGCGCGCCGGGCTTGGGCTGGCGCGCACCGGCAGCACCGCCCATCACCATTCCGGCGATATTTTCCTGGCTTTTTCAACGGCCGTGCCCCCCACCATCACCCCAGAAGGGCTGGAACTAGTAACGGCCGTGCCCAACGCCCACATTGATCCGTTTTTCGACGCCGTGGTCTACGCCAGTGAAGAAGCCATCATCAACGCCCTGGTGGCCGCGGAGACCATGCAGGGCATCAACGGCGCCACACTGCACGCGCTGCCACACGGCCGTTTGCAAGAGGTATTACGGCGATATGGGCGGTTGGCAGGGGATGGTGCAGCGGATGGCGCGAGAGTTTGA